In Phragmites australis chromosome 16, lpPhrAust1.1, whole genome shotgun sequence, one DNA window encodes the following:
- the LOC133895540 gene encoding preprotein translocase subunit SECY, chloroplastic-like, protein MATTTTQRQCWLPASARPPPLLSPHRLRPLPTAAASFHVPRRRTAARGRGASLACTPRCTLETVGPCFDPLGLYKEGPSGSNSSQSPLSTFFGILSPLFGSSGGGARREKASYGRGVAAAIEDSSIDIGDFFKGPLPGKFLKLLGYLALSRLGVYIPLGGVNREAFAGNLDQNSLLGTLDSFSGGGIGRLGICSLGIVPFINSQIVFQLLAQLYPKLQDLQRKEGEAGRKKVLQYTRYASVGFAIFQAIGQVLYLRPYVNDFSTEWVLTSVTLLTLGSVFTTYIGERISDLKLGNGTSLLIFTSIISYLPASFGRTVAQAFQDGNYVGLLTIVLSFFFLVLGIVYVQEAERKILLNYASRYSSRTGGLQRSAYLPFKVNSSGVMPIIFSTSSLALPGTLARFTGLEFLKKAAIALNPGGALYLPTNVLLIAFFNYYYTFLQLDPDDLSEQLKRQGASIPLVRPGKSTAAFIKTVLSRISVLGSAFLAVLAAGPSVVEQISHLTAFRGFAGTSVLILVGCATDTARKVQAEIISQKYKNIEFYDVNRFDQ, encoded by the exons ATGGCCACCACGACGACCCAGCGGCAATGCTGGCTCCCGGCCTCTGCGCGACCTCCTCCTCTATTGTCTCCCCATCGGCTGCGTCCCCTCCCCACAGCGGCCGCCTCCTTCCATGTCCCTAGGCGCCGCACTGCAGCCAGAGGGAGGGGAGCCTCCCTGGCCTGCACCCCGAG GTGCACGTTGGAGACGGTCGGCCCTTGCTTCGATCCGCTAGGGCTCTACAAGGAGGGCCCGTCGGGGTCCAATTCTTCCCAGTCTCCCCTGTCCACCTTCTTCGGCATCCTTTCGCCGCTGTTTGGGAGCTCCGGTGGCGGCGCCAGGAGGGAGAAGGCGTCCTATGGCCGAGGAGTAGCAG CTGCAATTGAGGATAGTTCCATTGACATTGGTGACTTCTTCAAGGGCCCTCTACCCGGGAAGTTCCTGAAGCTCCTTGGTTACTTGGCTCTGTCTCGGCTTGGTGTGTATATACCTTTGGGTGGAGTGAACCGGGAAGCTTTTGCTGGAAATCTTGACCAGAACAGCCTGCTAGGCACTTTAGATTCTTTCTCTGGTGGAGGTATCGGCCGGCTTGGAATATGCTCCCTTGGCATTGTACCATTTATCAATTCACAGATTGTGTTTCAGCTTCTTGCCCAACTTTACCCAAAATTGCAAGACCTTCAGCGAAAAGAAGGGGAAGCTGGAAGAAAGAAGGTTCTTCAGTATACAAGATATGCTTCTGTTGGTTTTGCAATTTTCCAG GCTATTGGACAAGTTCTTTATCTCCGTCCTTATGTGAATGACTTCAGCACAGAATGGGTTCTAACATCGGTGACATTATTGACGCTTGGATCAGTCTTTACTACTTACATTGGTGAAAGAATATCTGATCTGAAACTTGGGAATGGAACATCTCTTCTTATATTTACAAGTATAATATCGTATTTGCCTGCATCATTTGGGAGGACAGTTGCACAGGCATTTCAAGATGGGAATTATGTTGGACTTCTCACAATCGTATTGTCATTCTTTTTCTTAGTTCTTGGGATTGTCTATGTCCAA GAAGCTGAGCGGAAAATACTGCTCAACTATGCTTCTCGATACAGCAGTCGAACTGGGGGGCTCCAGAGATCTGCATATCTTCCATTTAAG GTCAACAGTTCTGGTGTCATGCCTATCATATTTTCTACATCTTCACTGGCTTTGCCTGGTACCTTGGCACGGTTCACTGGCTTAGAGTTTCTTAAGAAGGCTGCTATAGCCCTTAATCCAGGAG GTGCTCTGTATCTTCCAACTAATGTATTGCTTATAGCCTTTTTCAATTACTATTACACATTTCTCCAATTGGATCCTGATGATCTTAGTGAGCAATTGAAGCGGCAAGGCGCTTCAATACCACTTGTGAGGCCAGGAAAAAGTACAGCTGCTTTTATTAAAACA GTTCTTAGTCGTATATCTGTCCTGGGATCTGCCTTTCTGGCTGTGCTAGCTGCTGGACCATCTGTGGTTGAGCAAATAAGTCACTTGACAGCATTCCGGGGATTCGCTGGTACGTCAGTGCTTATCCTTGTTGGATGTGCAACTGACACAGCCCGGAAAGTTCAAGCAGAAATAATTTCTCAGAAATATAAGAATATCGAGTTCTATGATGTCAACCGTTTTGACCAATAA